From Oscillospiraceae bacterium, a single genomic window includes:
- a CDS encoding PadR family transcriptional regulator, whose protein sequence is MLSSDVLRGHLEAILLALICGDDRYGYELFSEIGKRTQGRLEIKEATLYAVLQRLERRGCIESYRGDVSGGGKRRYYHTTPDGRRALQQEIAAWRETKAIIDIFMEPKGMAAQTQSF, encoded by the coding sequence ATGCTGTCGAGTGATGTGCTGCGCGGGCATTTGGAGGCCATTTTGCTCGCTCTGATCTGTGGGGATGACCGGTATGGTTATGAGTTGTTCAGCGAGATAGGCAAGCGCACGCAGGGGCGCCTGGAGATCAAGGAGGCCACGCTGTACGCCGTGCTGCAGCGGCTGGAGCGGCGGGGTTGTATCGAATCCTACCGGGGGGATGTGAGCGGCGGCGGCAAACGGCGCTACTATCACACTACGCCCGACGGCCGGCGCGCATTGCAGCAGGAGATCGCCGCGTGGCGGGAGACCAAGGCCATTATTGACATTTTCATGGAACCAAAAGGCATGGCGGCCCAGACACAAAGTTTTTGA
- a CDS encoding glycoside hydrolase family 3 C-terminal domain-containing protein has translation MKRKGISLVLVLTLLSSVMAGFPTTVSATAVPDNANVSRLAASEGIVLLENKGVLPLGPAAKVAVFGHSRHMNGSSYPADGFGKDGFITYGGGSGEVTAPYVVDLLTGLNNRKNEGKLESITDGGVNPSAATVNAAAQTNDIAIVVIRRWTAEASDLSAGAGGYLLSADETTMMQRVNAAFDNVVVVMNAGNAIDMAWVEAYEHVSAVLAAWYPGMEGGNALADVLCGAVNPSGKLVDTFARSLGDYPSSATFAQTNPQYTDDIYVGYRYFATAFPNYEKVKYEFGYGLSYSTFAITDKAVAVEGDELVATAKVTNNGPYPGKEVLQVYYSAPAGALNKPAFTLAAFAKTSLLGVGEDETVQMRFPIRSMASYDDVGKTGVISAYVLEAGDYNIYIGNSIKNATKSAAAGLYTQTALRVTEQLSKRLTPPTAFNRLVDPVSGTYQSTNWTPADGAPTPGVPSPNPGSAAPVTPVPWTGGGTILLEDVYRQPGYIYDFVAQMTDAELRVMSRHQGSSILPNGTGAIGKLAKYGIPEVNTADGPAGLRIGVIGSRTVVATSFPIGTLLACTWNEKLMEEVGAAVGAEMELNKVDIWLAPGMNIHRNPRNGRNFEYYSEDPLVSGKSAAAVTRGVQGRGGLVTVKHFAANNQETNRYNTNSQVSERALRELYLKGFEIAVKEADPGCVMTSYNYLNGTRTEASYDLLTNILRNEWGFKGMVMTDWWNGRATSAAQIAAGCNVKMDDNDASINQVSRDALEANIRTVMGTVVRTFAFAEEISPEPRLTAIEVSPMQITVGKEADVKVTVTGKNLEGTNVTAGIKGYPETFVSIPGGAGATVYLHVTKDLLPIGTYDVVMTLNGVESNTKASLRVDLEKQYFYLVAARNNQIVGADAATFNSPGSMTTMVANLDEPNGYAQFEILRVVQDRVHLQMMNGYLITMEGSTYGGQMVRPRTAVPAAPSATGWEALIFEDQDDGTVKIKRIGTDGTWYVNVAANGNLSTVQNSVGDTGKFQLVSLGSVEPVPMITSVEASPSQINEGVAVNLTVTVAGRYLEDVQVRVGVKGFEGSFTSVPGETGATVTIPVAADMLAAGMYDIVVTIDGVESDVRGLIRVIGQEMPLPQTGDIICLIAVRNEKIVGADPGTFGPPVDNGQLTMTANLDEVSDYAKLEVSYRFESVLLKAKNGLYVSLEGAAYGDRKVRPRVGEMEVAADGWEALQFEIQDDNTVKIKRTNSFDGVQYVDVAANGSLSTVAGSVGDTGKFRMVILEHGVVDPEPSDYTVTFDHNYLGAPANPPDREVAPGAAIGALPVPPSRPGFVFNGWATYDGKTTVSPGNTCLMPMFYSADTVVTANAALVANWSHVLRVDRDGAKATATVYLSDETIRSDSVRLILISYKAGGQLLSAAESGVLAVPDEKPLRLTQQVPADVFGLDSATFKSASVEASIPAEAAIVKAFLWDAASPYVPVCDAVEPVAVSLVWSDEFSGTGIDAAKWVVPPDDNGGGNNQASYYRPENAEINKTDAGLIGSEDNSALRIQAVRETGLPRGTWASSKLTTQDLFTVKYGRIEARVKLPANDQGFWPAFWMMPNDSVYGGWATSGEVDILENKSRQSGTISSALHYGGPWAASGNMSAGRNRYTTLRAGAADTVDTNIPVDTVIPGFSVGDWHTYAIEWYPDRVEYFVDGIRYQEINTWYTTQSGARVQQPKPLDQSFYLILNLAVGGTFDGNRTPASTSVGNMYVDYVRVYQ, from the coding sequence ATGAAGCGAAAGGGAATCTCACTGGTGTTGGTGCTCACGCTGCTCTCAAGTGTCATGGCGGGTTTTCCTACGACCGTATCGGCCACCGCTGTCCCTGACAACGCCAACGTATCACGCTTGGCAGCCTCGGAAGGCATAGTCCTTCTGGAAAACAAGGGGGTTCTCCCGCTTGGGCCTGCCGCCAAAGTCGCCGTGTTTGGGCATTCACGGCACATGAATGGCAGCTCTTATCCCGCCGACGGCTTCGGGAAAGACGGTTTTATCACATACGGCGGCGGTTCCGGTGAGGTCACGGCGCCTTACGTCGTGGATCTCTTGACAGGGCTGAACAACAGAAAAAACGAAGGCAAGCTGGAGTCGATCACAGACGGCGGCGTCAATCCGAGCGCCGCCACGGTAAACGCGGCCGCGCAGACCAATGATATCGCGATCGTGGTCATCCGCCGCTGGACCGCCGAGGCTTCCGATCTGAGCGCCGGCGCCGGCGGGTACTTGCTCTCCGCAGATGAGACCACGATGATGCAGCGGGTGAACGCCGCCTTTGACAATGTGGTCGTGGTCATGAATGCGGGCAACGCGATCGACATGGCATGGGTGGAGGCGTATGAGCACGTCAGCGCGGTGCTGGCCGCTTGGTACCCGGGCATGGAGGGCGGCAACGCCTTGGCTGACGTGCTTTGCGGCGCGGTCAACCCGTCGGGCAAGTTGGTGGACACCTTCGCCCGCAGCCTCGGCGACTACCCGTCGTCCGCGACCTTTGCGCAGACAAACCCCCAATATACCGACGATATATATGTCGGCTACCGCTACTTCGCGACGGCTTTTCCCAACTATGAAAAGGTAAAATATGAATTCGGCTACGGGCTGTCCTATTCCACGTTTGCGATCACGGACAAAGCCGTCGCAGTGGAGGGCGACGAACTGGTCGCCACGGCAAAAGTGACGAACAACGGCCCGTATCCCGGCAAAGAGGTGCTGCAAGTCTATTATTCCGCGCCCGCGGGCGCACTGAACAAACCCGCGTTTACACTGGCGGCTTTTGCGAAGACGTCCCTGCTGGGGGTGGGAGAAGATGAAACCGTCCAAATGCGGTTCCCCATCCGCAGCATGGCATCTTACGACGACGTCGGCAAGACCGGCGTCATATCGGCCTATGTGTTGGAAGCCGGCGATTACAACATCTACATTGGCAATTCCATCAAGAACGCGACAAAGAGCGCCGCGGCCGGCCTGTACACACAGACCGCTCTTCGCGTGACGGAACAGCTGTCTAAGCGGCTGACGCCGCCAACCGCGTTTAACCGCCTTGTCGATCCGGTCAGCGGTACGTATCAGTCGACCAATTGGACGCCGGCGGACGGCGCTCCGACGCCCGGCGTCCCGAGCCCCAATCCGGGCTCCGCGGCGCCTGTTACGCCGGTGCCATGGACGGGCGGCGGCACGATTCTGCTTGAGGACGTCTATCGTCAACCGGGGTACATATACGATTTTGTGGCACAGATGACAGACGCTGAATTGCGTGTGATGAGCAGGCATCAGGGCAGTTCTATCCTCCCGAACGGGACCGGGGCCATCGGGAAATTGGCTAAGTACGGCATTCCGGAAGTGAACACGGCCGACGGCCCTGCCGGCCTGAGGATCGGCGTGATTGGCAGCCGAACCGTGGTCGCCACCAGTTTCCCAATAGGAACGCTGCTGGCCTGCACGTGGAACGAGAAGCTGATGGAAGAGGTCGGCGCCGCGGTCGGCGCCGAGATGGAACTGAACAAGGTCGACATATGGCTCGCGCCCGGTATGAACATTCACCGCAACCCGCGCAACGGCCGCAACTTCGAATATTATTCGGAAGACCCGTTGGTATCGGGCAAGAGCGCGGCAGCCGTCACGAGGGGCGTACAGGGCAGAGGCGGCTTGGTGACCGTCAAACACTTCGCCGCCAACAATCAAGAGACCAATCGCTACAATACAAACTCACAAGTGTCCGAGCGCGCCCTTCGCGAGCTCTATCTCAAGGGCTTTGAGATCGCGGTGAAAGAGGCCGATCCCGGCTGCGTCATGACCTCGTACAACTACTTAAACGGCACTCGCACCGAGGCGTCTTACGATTTGCTGACCAACATCTTGAGGAACGAGTGGGGCTTCAAAGGCATGGTCATGACCGACTGGTGGAACGGCAGAGCCACATCGGCCGCCCAGATCGCCGCCGGGTGCAACGTCAAAATGGATGACAACGACGCTTCTATCAATCAGGTTTCGCGCGACGCCCTGGAAGCGAACATCAGGACGGTCATGGGCACAGTTGTGCGCACCTTTGCCTTTGCGGAAGAGATAAGCCCCGAGCCCAGGCTTACGGCCATCGAAGTATCTCCGATGCAGATCACGGTAGGCAAAGAGGCGGACGTCAAGGTGACCGTGACGGGCAAAAACCTTGAAGGCACGAACGTCACGGCGGGTATCAAGGGCTACCCGGAAACGTTTGTCAGCATTCCAGGCGGCGCCGGCGCGACGGTTTATCTGCATGTCACAAAAGATCTGCTCCCGATCGGCACATACGATGTGGTCATGACACTGAACGGAGTCGAATCCAATACAAAAGCTTCGCTCAGAGTGGACCTAGAAAAACAGTACTTTTATCTTGTCGCCGCGAGAAACAATCAGATCGTCGGCGCGGACGCCGCTACGTTCAACAGCCCCGGAAGCATGACTACGATGGTGGCCAATCTCGACGAGCCCAACGGGTACGCCCAATTTGAAATCCTCCGCGTGGTTCAGGATAGGGTTCATCTTCAGATGATGAACGGTTATCTCATTACGATGGAAGGCTCCACTTACGGGGGCCAAATGGTCAGGCCGAGAACCGCTGTGCCGGCCGCGCCGTCGGCCACGGGCTGGGAAGCCCTCATCTTTGAAGACCAAGACGACGGCACCGTAAAAATCAAGCGGATTGGTACGGACGGCACATGGTATGTCAATGTGGCTGCGAACGGCAACCTCTCGACGGTACAAAACAGCGTCGGCGACACCGGAAAGTTTCAATTGGTTTCGCTTGGTTCGGTTGAGCCCGTGCCTATGATCACCAGTGTGGAAGCATCCCCGTCACAGATCAACGAGGGTGTCGCGGTGAATCTCACAGTGACGGTGGCCGGCAGGTATCTTGAAGACGTGCAGGTGCGAGTAGGCGTCAAAGGGTTTGAGGGCTCGTTTACAAGCGTGCCCGGAGAGACCGGCGCCACGGTGACGATACCGGTCGCGGCGGATATGCTTGCGGCGGGCATGTACGATATCGTTGTGACAATCGACGGCGTTGAATCCGACGTAAGAGGTCTGATTCGGGTGATCGGTCAAGAGATGCCATTGCCTCAAACGGGCGACATCATTTGCCTGATTGCGGTGAGAAATGAAAAGATTGTCGGCGCGGATCCCGGCACATTTGGACCGCCCGTCGACAATGGCCAGCTGACGATGACCGCCAATCTCGACGAGGTCAGCGATTACGCCAAACTGGAGGTATCCTATCGGTTTGAAAGTGTCCTCCTGAAAGCGAAAAACGGCTTGTACGTCAGCCTGGAAGGCGCGGCTTACGGAGACAGGAAGGTCAGACCGCGTGTCGGCGAGATGGAAGTCGCCGCCGATGGGTGGGAAGCTCTTCAATTTGAGATTCAAGATGACAACACGGTAAAGATCAAAAGGACGAATTCGTTTGACGGCGTCCAGTATGTGGATGTGGCCGCAAACGGCAGTCTCTCCACAGTAGCGGGCAGTGTTGGAGATACCGGAAAGTTCAGAATGGTCATATTGGAGCACGGGGTCGTGGATCCCGAACCGAGCGATTACACCGTGACGTTCGACCACAACTATCTGGGCGCGCCGGCCAATCCGCCCGACAGAGAGGTCGCGCCCGGCGCCGCAATCGGCGCCCTGCCCGTGCCGCCGAGCCGTCCGGGGTTTGTCTTCAACGGCTGGGCCACGTATGATGGCAAAACGACGGTTTCACCTGGAAACACCTGCCTGATGCCGATGTTCTACAGCGCCGATACGGTCGTCACCGCCAATGCGGCGCTTGTGGCGAACTGGTCGCACGTCTTGCGGGTGGACAGGGACGGCGCGAAAGCAACGGCGACAGTGTATCTCAGCGACGAGACGATTCGATCGGACAGCGTCCGGCTGATCCTGATTTCGTACAAAGCCGGCGGACAGCTTCTGAGCGCCGCCGAATCGGGTGTCCTCGCCGTGCCGGACGAGAAGCCGCTGCGGCTGACGCAGCAGGTTCCGGCCGATGTGTTTGGGTTGGACTCGGCCACATTCAAAAGCGCGTCCGTAGAGGCCAGTATCCCCGCCGAGGCGGCCATTGTGAAGGCGTTCTTGTGGGATGCTGCGTCGCCGTACGTACCGGTGTGCGACGCGGTCGAGCCGGTCGCGGTCAGTCTTGTCTGGAGCGACGAGTTCAGCGGTACGGGCATCGATGCGGCGAAGTGGGTCGTCCCGCCTGACGACAACGGCGGCGGCAACAACCAAGCGTCTTACTACAGGCCGGAGAACGCGGAGATCAACAAAACCGACGCGGGGCTTATCGGTTCGGAAGACAATTCCGCGCTCAGGATTCAGGCTGTCCGTGAGACGGGCTTGCCGCGGGGCACATGGGCTTCCAGCAAGCTCACGACCCAAGATCTCTTCACGGTGAAATATGGACGGATCGAAGCCCGCGTCAAGCTCCCCGCGAACGACCAAGGGTTCTGGCCGGCGTTCTGGATGATGCCCAACGACAGTGTTTACGGCGGGTGGGCGACGTCCGGTGAGGTTGACATCTTAGAGAACAAGAGTCGCCAGAGCGGCACCATCAGCAGCGCGCTTCACTACGGCGGGCCATGGGCGGCGTCCGGTAACATGAGCGCGGGGCGCAACCGCTACACGACCTTGCGCGCGGGCGCCGCGGATACGGTCGATACAAACATCCCGGTCGACACGGTCATCCCGGGGTTCAGCGTCGGAGACTGGCACACCTACGCGATCGAGTGGTATCCGGACCGCGTAGAGTATTTTGTGGACGGTATCCGCTATCAGGAGATCAACACATGGTACACGACGCAAAGCGGCGCGCGGGTACAGCAGCCGAAGCCGCTGGATCAGTCGTTCTACCTGATCCTCAACCTCGCCGTCGGCGGCACCTTCGACGGGAACCGCACGCCGGCCAGCACATCCGTCGGGAACATGTATGTCGACTATGTGCGCGTCTACCAGTAA
- a CDS encoding DUF4982 domain-containing protein translates to MHRKYGKAVVSFLVVCMMLWQAAPAFALSETDARVRDAVIGGARSELFNSDWKFYVSTTNANAQGVDYDDSGWADVELPHDWQIHQFGASAANNVSAMYANGYGWYRKTFYLPPEDEGKNVTLRFDGVYMDVNVYINGQMLTLNAADTARTWAYGYTVFHLDITDSLNYGNTPNVIAVRCWFQNANSRWYSGAGIYRNVWMIKTDPVHVAPDGTYITTDGAGGHVTMDTEVVNTSAAAVSSVSVTQALYDPSGVQIAADSTSIASMAAGATETVQQNLFVDTPKLWDIESPNLYTMKTTVSSGGAYDEYITKFGFRTILATPKDGFFLNGRRVTLQGVCMHHDLGALGAAVNYRAVERQLEIMQEMGVNAIRTAHNPPTPELLEICDRIGLMVVTEAFDCWSSQKNTYDYARFFNNWSALDVRSWVRHDRNHPSVIMWSLGNEVGGAHTDSGAIARATRLHDLVRASDPRKSAYTTYSTNAPEDASGRPMQIGGEVFDVFGYNYLDINIRGVNFTKWHDKYPDMPIFGGETSSAVRSRGIYMLPDTATFSTTGNMRNQASGYDNHIQSSANGIYTKTAADAHKSVRDYSFNMGEFVWTGFDYLGEPSPYGGTSSNTNAKNSYFGIVDTAGLPKDIYYFYQSIWTDKPVLHLLPYWAPVSTISYNGIDSQDGVPIWAYSNAHSVELFLNGQSLGRQYIDLLKDETLNYRWVVPYEDGVVEAKAYDKDGDVIATDRIETFDVPAKIDLKPDKETINADGKDLVFVETSILDKDGVFVANANNYVEFKVTGAGTFVAADNGNSNDFDAFGAPARRAFSGKLIAIVKSDGTGGPITITAVSNGLESKSVTVNTVRKQEVTGVALSTIDGSTAIHTAGGKLKTVAAVSPADADFEQVSYAVTNTDGSATDRAVISKSGVLKALKDGVVRVTAKALDGSGKSDFIDITLSNQTALVPVTDIAVTGAGNAAAITAKSRPLQMSAAVVPGGATSKGVVWSVYNKTDAQGPVLAAINAAGVLRPLYDGVVTVRAAAADGSGVYGEADITISGQNPDMTPITSISIELLSGSQNLSAVANTATVRAVVWPPSVTTEVALTIGATENFGQTSPNASISYDAETGIATVTALRNGTFAVVASATNGWISSPVRTTMSFKSVGFVEPENIVNPYQLVKARNFDGGRSNDSDGANNLALVGPAGDQLVNNRGNRSWVLYKNIDFGPWGSDNLIFYGVNANAGGNAAEAEVHLGSRSGPHLGTVRFEKNADAWGFDYTAQTFIPADASALRNLTGIQDICFMFTSGSMHFYGWQFTENPKTERDPYIINSAAGADFKIAGFVGYHGFTFGDIGAKKVVITGAAKNATARVEIRDGSAAGAVLTSFDFPDTSGETLGKVFNLYGTAIKRARHLYFTYPDGVFTLESVQFIETRPESIGAYQVIQAEDFDSSDDGYAVRSDADSAGGMKTAVHVTDPNNVSFIYKGLDFGQKGKDLILRVYGKGDGTRDVRVNTGPDSSTTIQIGAAGNTDYAIWEYPIGKETGLRDIDFYFMPGTDVWIDWFEFVEMPDELVTVDFKAGSLSEATGKKLELELLVNRSLLPPSGSLNALAALYDNAGRLVSIARYPDVRSGLYTVDIPADTTGMTLQVFFWDANNLPLTDVISFE, encoded by the coding sequence ATGCATAGAAAGTATGGCAAGGCCGTGGTTTCGTTCTTGGTTGTGTGCATGATGTTGTGGCAAGCCGCTCCGGCCTTTGCGCTGTCCGAAACAGACGCCAGGGTCCGCGACGCCGTCATCGGCGGTGCGCGCAGCGAGCTGTTCAACAGTGACTGGAAGTTTTATGTTTCAACGACGAACGCGAATGCCCAAGGAGTCGACTACGACGACTCCGGATGGGCGGATGTAGAACTGCCCCACGACTGGCAGATACACCAGTTCGGCGCGAGCGCCGCAAACAACGTCAGCGCCATGTACGCAAACGGATACGGCTGGTACCGCAAGACGTTTTATCTGCCGCCGGAGGATGAGGGGAAGAACGTCACCCTCCGTTTCGACGGCGTCTATATGGATGTCAACGTGTACATCAACGGGCAGATGCTGACGCTGAACGCCGCCGACACAGCCAGAACATGGGCGTACGGGTACACGGTGTTTCATTTGGACATAACGGATTCTCTCAATTACGGCAATACACCGAACGTCATCGCGGTCCGGTGCTGGTTTCAGAATGCAAATTCCAGATGGTACTCGGGTGCCGGCATTTACCGCAATGTGTGGATGATCAAGACAGATCCCGTGCATGTCGCGCCTGACGGCACATATATTACGACGGACGGGGCGGGCGGCCATGTGACGATGGACACCGAAGTCGTCAACACATCGGCGGCGGCGGTCTCAAGCGTTAGTGTTACCCAGGCATTGTACGATCCGAGCGGAGTCCAAATTGCCGCGGACTCGACTTCCATTGCTTCTATGGCGGCCGGCGCGACGGAGACAGTACAACAGAACCTTTTCGTCGACACCCCGAAATTGTGGGACATCGAGAGCCCAAATCTTTACACAATGAAGACGACAGTTTCGAGCGGCGGCGCCTATGACGAATACATTACAAAATTCGGATTTCGCACGATCTTGGCCACACCCAAAGACGGCTTTTTCTTAAACGGCAGACGCGTCACGCTCCAAGGCGTCTGCATGCACCACGACCTGGGTGCTCTGGGAGCGGCCGTCAATTACCGCGCGGTGGAGCGGCAACTGGAGATCATGCAGGAAATGGGCGTCAACGCCATCAGAACGGCCCACAATCCGCCGACGCCCGAGCTTTTGGAAATATGCGACAGGATTGGGTTGATGGTCGTTACCGAGGCCTTCGATTGCTGGAGCTCACAAAAAAATACATATGACTACGCACGATTTTTCAACAATTGGAGCGCTCTTGATGTGAGAAGTTGGGTCAGGCACGACCGCAACCATCCAAGCGTCATCATGTGGAGTTTGGGCAATGAGGTGGGCGGCGCCCACACAGACAGCGGCGCCATAGCGAGAGCCACCAGATTGCATGATCTTGTACGCGCGTCCGACCCGAGGAAAAGTGCGTATACGACGTATTCGACGAACGCTCCGGAAGATGCAAGCGGCAGGCCGATGCAAATCGGCGGGGAAGTCTTTGATGTCTTCGGCTACAACTACCTGGATATCAACATACGTGGCGTGAATTTCACAAAGTGGCATGACAAATACCCGGATATGCCGATTTTCGGCGGAGAAACATCCTCGGCAGTACGCAGCCGCGGGATATACATGCTGCCGGATACCGCCACCTTCAGCACCACGGGCAACATGAGAAATCAGGCATCCGGTTACGACAACCATATCCAAAGTTCCGCCAATGGGATATACACAAAAACCGCCGCGGACGCGCACAAATCGGTCAGAGATTATTCGTTTAACATGGGCGAGTTTGTCTGGACAGGTTTTGATTATCTCGGCGAGCCGTCGCCGTATGGCGGTACCTCCAGCAATACCAATGCAAAAAACTCTTATTTTGGTATCGTGGACACGGCCGGACTGCCGAAGGACATCTACTATTTCTATCAAAGCATTTGGACGGACAAACCGGTTTTGCACTTGCTGCCGTATTGGGCCCCGGTATCAACCATTTCTTACAACGGCATAGACTCTCAGGATGGGGTGCCTATTTGGGCGTATAGCAACGCGCACAGTGTGGAATTGTTTCTGAATGGCCAATCTCTGGGCAGACAGTACATAGATCTGCTGAAAGATGAGACGCTGAATTACAGGTGGGTCGTGCCCTATGAAGACGGCGTCGTGGAAGCAAAGGCATATGATAAGGATGGCGACGTCATTGCGACAGACAGAATTGAGACCTTTGACGTCCCCGCAAAAATCGACTTGAAGCCTGACAAGGAGACAATAAATGCCGATGGTAAAGACCTCGTGTTTGTTGAGACAAGCATACTCGACAAGGACGGCGTATTTGTTGCCAACGCGAACAATTACGTCGAGTTCAAAGTCACGGGCGCCGGCACCTTTGTGGCCGCAGACAACGGCAACTCGAACGATTTCGATGCGTTCGGCGCGCCGGCCCGCAGGGCGTTTTCCGGCAAACTCATCGCGATTGTCAAATCCGACGGCACTGGGGGCCCGATCACGATCACGGCCGTGTCCAACGGGCTCGAATCCAAAAGCGTCACAGTAAACACCGTGCGAAAACAAGAGGTGACCGGCGTCGCATTGTCGACGATCGACGGCTCGACGGCGATCCATACAGCCGGGGGCAAACTGAAGACAGTGGCCGCCGTATCGCCGGCGGACGCGGACTTTGAACAAGTTTCCTATGCCGTGACAAACACGGACGGCTCGGCCACAGATAGAGCCGTCATCAGCAAAAGCGGCGTTTTGAAGGCGCTGAAAGACGGTGTGGTCAGAGTGACCGCGAAGGCATTGGACGGCAGCGGCAAATCTGATTTCATTGACATCACGCTCAGCAATCAGACCGCGCTTGTGCCTGTGACGGATATCGCGGTGACAGGCGCGGGCAACGCCGCGGCCATAACGGCAAAGTCCCGCCCGTTGCAGATGTCGGCAGCCGTTGTGCCGGGCGGCGCCACGTCCAAAGGCGTGGTCTGGTCCGTGTATAACAAGACAGATGCGCAAGGGCCGGTTTTGGCGGCAATCAACGCGGCCGGCGTTCTGCGTCCGCTTTACGACGGCGTTGTGACGGTGAGAGCGGCGGCGGCGGACGGATCGGGCGTCTATGGCGAGGCGGATATCACAATTTCCGGGCAAAATCCCGACATGACGCCGATAACAAGCATTTCCATTGAATTGCTTTCCGGGTCCCAGAACCTGTCCGCCGTCGCAAATACGGCGACCGTCAGGGCGGTGGTGTGGCCGCCCAGTGTGACGACCGAGGTTGCGTTGACAATTGGTGCGACGGAAAACTTTGGTCAAACGTCGCCAAACGCATCGATCAGTTATGACGCAGAAACGGGCATAGCGACGGTAACAGCCCTCAGGAATGGTACATTTGCCGTCGTTGCTTCGGCCACAAATGGGTGGATCAGTTCTCCCGTACGGACGACCATGTCGTTTAAATCCGTAGGATTTGTGGAACCGGAGAACATCGTCAATCCTTACCAGTTGGTGAAGGCCAGAAACTTTGACGGCGGCAGAAGCAATGACAGTGACGGAGCGAACAATCTGGCCCTGGTGGGCCCTGCGGGCGACCAACTGGTCAACAACAGAGGAAACCGCAGTTGGGTACTTTATAAAAATATTGACTTTGGACCTTGGGGCAGCGACAATCTGATTTTTTACGGTGTCAACGCCAATGCCGGCGGCAATGCGGCGGAAGCGGAGGTCCACTTGGGTTCGCGCAGCGGTCCGCATCTCGGCACGGTCCGTTTTGAAAAGAACGCGGACGCGTGGGGCTTCGATTACACGGCGCAGACATTCATTCCGGCGGATGCCAGTGCATTGAGGAATCTGACAGGGATACAAGATATATGCTTCATGTTTACCAGCGGCAGCATGCATTTCTACGGCTGGCAGTTTACAGAAAATCCGAAGACAGAGAGGGACCCATATATCATAAATTCGGCGGCCGGGGCGGATTTCAAAATCGCAGGTTTTGTGGGTTATCACGGCTTTACATTCGGCGACATTGGCGCAAAGAAAGTTGTGATCACCGGCGCTGCGAAAAATGCGACGGCAAGAGTGGAGATCCGGGATGGATCCGCGGCCGGAGCGGTTCTCACGTCGTTCGATTTCCCGGATACGAGCGGCGAGACGCTGGGGAAAGTGTTCAACTTATACGGAACGGCCATAAAAAGGGCGCGACATTTGTATTTCACCTACCCGGACGGCGTCTTCACATTGGAATCCGTGCAGTTTATCGAGACACGGCCGGAATCTATAGGCGCGTATCAGGTGATCCAAGCTGAGGATTTCGACTCTTCGGACGATGGATACGCTGTCCGCAGTGATGCGGACAGCGCCGGCGGTATGAAGACGGCTGTCCACGTGACCGACCCAAACAATGTGTCGTTCATATACAAAGGACTGGATTTTGGGCAGAAAGGTAAGGATCTCATACTGCGTGTGTACGGAAAAGGCGACGGCACCAGGGACGTGCGTGTGAACACAGGCCCGGACAGCAGCACCACGATTCAGATCGGGGCGGCGGGAAACACGGACTACGCGATTTGGGAGTATCCCATCGGAAAAGAAACCGGCCTGAGAGACATCGACTTCTACTTTATGCCGGGGACGGACGTCTGGATCGACTGGTTTGAATTTGTCGAAATGCCGGACGAGCTCGTCACGGTCGATTTCAAGGCCGGCAGTTTGAGCGAAGCCACGGGGAAGAAGTTGGAGTTGGAGCTCCTGGTCAACCGGTCGCTGCTGCCCCCGAGTGGCTCACTCAACGCCTTGGCAGCCCTGTACGACAACGCCGGCCGCCTTGTCTCTATAGCGCGGTATCCGGACGTCAGGAGCGGCCTGTACACTGTCGACATCCCCGCGGATACGACCGGCATGACGCTGCAGGTGTTCTTCTGGGACGCCAACAACCTGCCGCTGACAGATGTGATTTCTTTCGAGTAG